Proteins found in one Vallitalea guaymasensis genomic segment:
- a CDS encoding alpha-amylase family glycosyl hydrolase, with protein sequence MKKSKIISKALVLPLALGLMTNTGLAAPRTNENAAWNVNYSQDGSNPAGYYGQWEGHNYFPSPNDWRTVPMYQFITDRFADGDPSNNEGKYGGYDLYKVDARHGGDFKGIADKLDYIKSLGYTAIWISPVFQNRCNSYHGYGEIDFTLVDDRFGTIDDFREMVDAAHSKGMYVIVDMIVNHMSDLYYFEGHQNEGAPFRLHNGEYRLVPRDPNETYQDFTVDNTFIPEGQYCDVYDSQGNKKTDSGMGTGSFWNSDFHHNGDLTDYGDAWCNHLGKIYGSLDDLRTTHPRVQDKIIAMTKSLIATTDIDGIRMDTPMQVPLYFFKRWAPAVKDYAASLGKDNFFIFGEFYCDRGRGATMVGRGKEPSQWGNPYSFIDNTYTMDGGINYQMYFNFFMPAIKDQAYGKLNQCKVQYDKDKEAYDFWDPQKNESRYTMLNFYDNHDQWRMASANDGFKKSNLASSVIALWPGVPLFYYGDEQGFSSEGTALGGISREDFMSSVAWYDINCKTGTNPAVKDNFDMCNPSYQYVQKIMNLRRQYPALQNTDELYERWCQPDAGNGVYVYSRVWGDQKNWAMVAFNTWSDNIEAKDFHTGWNEGDEIVNAMNPTERYRLGENGKMSSLWVGPYETKVFVRADNLQSLDPVVTSVTPEHDNRVNSDTQTISVKFSKDMDENSVKDAFRYDGNGVSASDLCYDSNNKTLTYVTNVNDGIHSVEILENAKSTDGKHLYGKFESRFRKGMDTNPIANPSKYWTYDENLVRDADSNDIVLHHSAAGAKYLRVSNDDGKTWSQWMPYADETQWSIDDNTEKVAVQYWADNSAAYFVQDTVR encoded by the coding sequence GTCAATGGGAAGGACATAACTATTTTCCTTCACCAAATGATTGGAGAACAGTTCCAATGTACCAATTCATTACAGACAGATTTGCAGATGGAGACCCATCAAACAATGAAGGCAAATATGGCGGATATGACCTTTATAAAGTTGATGCTCGTCACGGTGGAGATTTTAAAGGAATAGCTGATAAGTTAGATTATATAAAATCTCTAGGCTATACAGCTATATGGATTTCACCAGTATTTCAAAACAGATGTAACTCCTATCACGGATATGGAGAAATAGATTTTACGTTAGTTGATGACAGATTTGGAACAATAGATGATTTTAGAGAAATGGTAGATGCAGCACATTCAAAAGGAATGTATGTAATTGTTGATATGATTGTTAACCATATGTCTGACTTATATTACTTTGAAGGACACCAAAATGAAGGTGCACCATTTAGACTTCATAATGGCGAATATAGATTAGTACCTAGAGATCCAAACGAAACTTATCAAGATTTTACTGTAGATAATACATTTATACCTGAAGGACAGTACTGTGATGTGTATGATTCCCAAGGGAATAAAAAGACAGATTCTGGTATGGGAACAGGCTCTTTCTGGAATAGTGATTTCCATCATAATGGTGATCTTACAGATTACGGTGATGCATGGTGCAATCATTTAGGAAAGATCTATGGTTCATTAGATGACCTTAGAACAACTCATCCTCGTGTTCAAGATAAGATTATTGCTATGACAAAATCCTTGATTGCAACAACAGACATTGATGGTATTCGTATGGATACCCCTATGCAGGTACCTCTTTACTTCTTTAAGAGATGGGCTCCAGCAGTAAAAGATTATGCAGCAAGTCTTGGAAAAGATAACTTCTTTATATTTGGTGAATTCTATTGTGATCGCGGACGTGGTGCTACAATGGTAGGAAGAGGAAAAGAACCTTCTCAATGGGGAAATCCTTATTCATTTATTGATAATACATATACAATGGATGGTGGTATCAACTATCAGATGTATTTCAATTTCTTCATGCCAGCGATCAAAGACCAAGCTTATGGTAAGTTGAATCAGTGTAAGGTTCAATATGATAAAGACAAGGAAGCCTATGATTTCTGGGATCCACAAAAAAATGAATCAAGATATACAATGCTTAATTTCTATGATAATCACGACCAATGGAGAATGGCAAGTGCAAATGATGGTTTCAAAAAATCTAACCTTGCAAGTAGTGTAATTGCTTTATGGCCTGGTGTACCTCTTTTCTATTATGGAGATGAACAAGGATTTTCTTCAGAAGGTACTGCTCTTGGTGGTATATCACGTGAAGATTTCATGAGCAGTGTTGCATGGTATGATATTAATTGTAAAACAGGTACTAATCCAGCTGTAAAAGATAACTTTGATATGTGTAATCCTTCATATCAATATGTTCAAAAAATCATGAATTTAAGAAGACAATATCCAGCACTTCAAAATACAGATGAATTGTATGAAAGATGGTGTCAACCAGATGCAGGCAATGGTGTTTATGTATATAGCCGTGTTTGGGGAGACCAAAAAAACTGGGCAATGGTTGCATTTAACACTTGGTCAGACAATATAGAAGCAAAAGATTTCCATACTGGTTGGAATGAAGGTGACGAAATTGTTAACGCAATGAACCCAACTGAAAGATATCGTCTTGGTGAAAATGGTAAGATGAGTTCATTATGGGTGGGACCTTATGAAACAAAAGTTTTCGTTAGAGCTGATAATTTACAAAGTCTAGATCCTGTTGTAACATCAGTAACACCAGAACATGATAATAGAGTAAATAGTGATACACAAACTATTTCTGTGAAGTTCAGTAAAGATATGGATGAAAATAGTGTAAAAGATGCATTCCGTTATGATGGTAATGGAGTTTCAGCATCTGATTTATGTTATGACAGTAATAATAAAACTCTTACATATGTAACAAATGTCAATGATGGAATTCATTCAGTAGAGATACTAGAAAATGCTAAGAGTACAGATGGAAAACATTTATATGGTAAATTTGAATCTAGATTCAGAAAAGGAATGGATACTAATCCAATAGCTAATCCATCAAAATATTGGACTTATGATGAGAATTTAGTTAGAGATGCAGATTCTAATGATATTGTATTACATCATTCAGCAGCAGGAGCAAAATACTTAAGAGTATCCAATGATGATGGAAAAACATGGAGTCAATGGATGCCATATGCTGATGAAACACAATGGAGTATTGATGATAATACAGAAAAGGTTGCTGTACAATATTGGGCTGATAATAGCGCAGCTTATTTTGTGCAAGATACAGTTAGATAA